Genomic DNA from Streptomyces venezuelae:
AGCTCGGCCATCTTCTTCTTGGTCAGCAGCAGCCGCTCGGCGTGGATCTTGATGTCCGACGCGGAGCCCGCGAGGCCCGCGGACGGCTGGTGGATCAGGATCTCGGCGTTCGGCAGCGCGAAGCGCTTGCCGGGCGTGCCCGCGCTGAGCAGGAACTGGCCCATGGAGGCGGCCATGCCCATCGCGATCGTCACCACGTCGTTCTTGATGTACTGCATGGTGTCGTAGATCGCCATGCCGGCCGTGATCGAGCCGCCGGGGCTGTTGATGTAGAGGTAGATGTCCTTGTCCGGATCGGAGGCAAGGAGCAGCAGCTGCGCGGTGATCTTGTTGGCAATGTCGTCGTCGACCGGCTGGCCGAGGAAGATGATCCGCTCGCCGAGCAGCCGGTTGTAGACCTGGTCGCCGAGGCCACCACCGATGGAGGGGTCGCCGGCGGCGGAGGGCATCAGATTCGTCACGTATCCACCTGCTCGTCTTACGACGGCGCCGGGCCGTCTCACGTCTTCAGCTGGGGCGCGGGGGCCCGCGTGCGGCGCCGCTCCGGGGCGGCGTCGGGGACTCCCCTGCCCTCGTATTCATGGACCCTAACGCGCGGGGTCCCTCCGGGAATCCCGGAGAACCAACTGTTCGCTGTGAGCGCAGGTTCTGGCGGGGGCGCCTTGAACAGTGCCGGTCGTGGCCCGTAAGGGGCGCGGGGAACTGCGCGATCGGCCCCCGCCGGGCCGCAAGCGGGTCTGCCCGCGGCAGGGCCCAGTGGCGGGTGCGGCTTGTGGGGGTTGCTCGCGCGGTTCCCCACGCCCCTGAAGACACCGGGCCCCCGGGACCGAGAAGTCCTGGGGGCCCGGTGCGCGAGCGTCAGAGCGAGGCTCAGGCCTCGGTCTTCTCCTCGGCGGCGTCGGAGGTCGCCTCGGTCTGCTCGCCCTCGGCGGCAGCCGTCTCGTCGTCCTCGTCCTCGAGGTCGACGACCTCACCGTTCGTGTCCTTGACCGTCGCCGCCTCGACGACGACCGCGAGGGCCTTGCCGCGGGCGACCTCGCCGACGAGCATCGGAACCTGGCCGCCCTCGACGACGGCCTGGGCGAACTGGTCGGGGGACATGCCGGAGGACTGCGCGCGACGCATGAGGTGCTCGGTGAGCTCCTCCTGGTTCACGTTCAGCTTCTCCTTGTTGACGAGCTCGTCGAGGACGAACTGCGTCTTGATGCCCTTCTCGGCCTGCTCCTTGGTCTCGGCGTCGAACTCCTCGCGGGACTTGCCCTGGATCTCCAGGTACTTGTCCAGGTCGAGGCCCATCTGGCCGAGCTGGTGGTGCTCGAGGTTGTGCGTGCGGGTCTGGATCTCGTCCGCGAGGAGCTTCTCGGGGACGGGGACCTCGACCAGCTCGAGCAGCTTCTCCAGGACGCGCTCCTGGGCCTGCGTCGCCTGGTCGTACTGCTTCATGTTCTCGAGGCGCTTGCGGCTGTCGGCCTTCAGCTCGTCGAGGGTGTCGAACTCGGAGGCGAGCTGCGCGAAGTCGTCGTCGAGGGACGGCAGTTCACGGGCGGCGACCTGGGTGACCTTGACGGTGACCTCGGCCTCCTTGCCGGCCGCCGAGCCGCCCTTGAGCTCGGAGGTGAAGGTGGCCTCGCCACCGGCCTCCAGGCCCTTCACGGCGTCGTCGATGCCCTCGAGGAGCTCGCCGGAGCCGATCGTGTAGGAGACGCCGGAGGCGACGCCGTCCTCCAGGACCTCGCCCTCGACCTTGGCCTCGAGGTCGATGGTCACGACGTCGCCGTCCTCGGCGGCACGCTCGACCGGGGACGTGGAGGCGAAGCGCTCGCGCAGCTCCTCGACGGCCTTGTCGACGTCCTCGTCGCTGACCTCGATCGCGTCGACCTCGACCTCGATGCCGGAGTAGTCCGGGATCTCGATGGAGGGACGGACGTCGACCTCGGCGGTGAAGTTGAGGGTCTCGTTGTCCTTCAGCTCGGTGATGTCCACCTCGGGCTGGCCCAGGACATTGAGCTCGGCCTCGTTGACGGCCTCGGTGTAGAACTTCGGGAGCGCGTCGTTGACGGCCTCTTCGAGGACGGCGCCACGGCCGAACCGCTGGTCGATGACGCGGGCCGGGATCTTGCCCTTGCGGAAGCCCTTCACCGTGACCTGCTGGTTGATCTTCTTGTAGGCCGCGTCGAGGCTGTCCTTGAGCTCCTCGAAGGGCACCTCAACAGTGAGCCGAACCCGGGTCGGGTTCAGGGTCTCCACGGCGCTCTTCACGGTTCGGTCTCCTTGGGGCTGACTTCTTGGGATTCTGCCCGGCTCAGAGACACACGGGCACACAGCTTGCATAGTAACGGCAAGCAGGAGCCGAGCCACAATGCGATCTTGTGGGGAGGATTTCGTTGGTCGGGGTGGCGGGATTTGAACCCACGGCCTTCCGCTCCCAAAGCGGACGCGCTACCAAGCTGCGCCACACCCCGTCGGTGCGACACGTAGGGTACATGCCCGCAGGCAGTGCGGCTCCCCGTTGAACGGGGCCGGTTCCGGGGGGCACGTGCGGCGAGGGGCCAGGACCCGCTACGATGCCTGTCGTGCCGCGGCATCCGCTCGTGGCGCGATCTGTGCGGGCGTAGCTCAATGGTAGAGCCCTAGTCTTCCAAACTAGCTACGCGGGTTCGATTCCCGTCGCCCGCTCTCGTGAAGCAACCCCAGGCCGTGTGGCCTGGGGTTTCTTCGTTCGTGCTCAGGGGTGGCGCACGTCGACGGTGTACACGGAGCGTGTGCCGTACGGGACGTACAGCGCGTCGCCCACCAGCGTGAGGCGGGCGCCCTGGTCGCCCATCCAGGACGTGCTGACGCCTCTGCCGGGCCGGGTCCACGCCACGTCGCCGGTCCTGCCGTCCAGGGCGGCGAGGCGGCCGCTGGGCGAGGCCACGTAGACGTGCGTGGCGGAGGCGAGGGGTTGGCCGGGGAACTCGACGGTGGAGTTGCGGCTCCACCGTTGGCGGCCGGTGCGGGGGTCGACGGCGCGCACGCTGCCGCTGGAGAGCGTGAAGTACAGCGTGTCCCGGCTGAGGGTGGGGATCGCCGCGGCCGGCTGGGGGCGGTCCAGCGCGACGGTGCGCCGCGTGTGGCTGCCGTTCGCGGTGACGGTGACGACGCTGCGGTGCGTGGTTCCGGAGGTGTCCGCGAGGACGAGACGGTCACCGGCGGCGCCGAGGAGGTTGAAGGTGCCGCGGACGGTGACCGTCCAGGCGGGCCTGCCGGTGGCGGGGTCGAGGCGGGAGAGCCGGGTCTCCGATCTCCCCGCGGCGCAGAGCAGGTAGCCCTCTCCCGCGGCCGCCCGCAGCCTGCACTCGCCGTCCGGCAGCGGACGCTCCCAGCGCGGGTCGCCGTCCCGGGGGTCGAGGAGCGCGTACGAGTCGCCCAGGGCGCCGTGGATGGTGAGGACGCCGTCCTTCGTGGCGGCGGCGGTGCCGGTGTCCGGGGTGAGGTCGGGCGCCATGGCGCCGGTGCCGCTCTGGGTGGGCGCGGTCCACAGGACGTCGCCGGTCCGGGCGTCGACGGCTTCGATCGCGTACTTCTCGTACGTCGTACCGCTGTCCTCTTCCGGGACGCTCTGGTCGTTGCGGT
This window encodes:
- a CDS encoding ATP-dependent Clp protease proteolytic subunit, with the protein product MPSAAGDPSIGGGLGDQVYNRLLGERIIFLGQPVDDDIANKITAQLLLLASDPDKDIYLYINSPGGSITAGMAIYDTMQYIKNDVVTIAMGMAASMGQFLLSAGTPGKRFALPNAEILIHQPSAGLAGSASDIKIHAERLLLTKKKMAELTAFHTGQTVEQVTRDSDRDRWFDPQEAKEYGLIDDIMSSAAGMPGGGGTGA
- the tig gene encoding trigger factor produces the protein MKSAVETLNPTRVRLTVEVPFEELKDSLDAAYKKINQQVTVKGFRKGKIPARVIDQRFGRGAVLEEAVNDALPKFYTEAVNEAELNVLGQPEVDITELKDNETLNFTAEVDVRPSIEIPDYSGIEVEVDAIEVSDEDVDKAVEELRERFASTSPVERAAEDGDVVTIDLEAKVEGEVLEDGVASGVSYTIGSGELLEGIDDAVKGLEAGGEATFTSELKGGSAAGKEAEVTVKVTQVAARELPSLDDDFAQLASEFDTLDELKADSRKRLENMKQYDQATQAQERVLEKLLELVEVPVPEKLLADEIQTRTHNLEHHQLGQMGLDLDKYLEIQGKSREEFDAETKEQAEKGIKTQFVLDELVNKEKLNVNQEELTEHLMRRAQSSGMSPDQFAQAVVEGGQVPMLVGEVARGKALAVVVEAATVKDTNGEVVDLEDEDDETAAAEGEQTEATSDAAEEKTEA